The following are encoded together in the Bubalus kerabau isolate K-KA32 ecotype Philippines breed swamp buffalo unplaced genomic scaffold, PCC_UOA_SB_1v2 scaffold_76, whole genome shotgun sequence genome:
- the LOC129641127 gene encoding melanoma-associated antigen B2-like, with protein MPRGQKSKHRACEKRRQAQTEIQGLHDQATTSGGEETTSSSPPDSESAPSSSSAAGTSKGPQGAQGTTSAAAGAIRKRSGVGGAARSRYGIGSAARSRSGVGAEGQVQEGENSSQASAAAASSHTDLLTWKAELLVQYMLYKYKMRELIKRSEMLQEIKRRYKEQFPEILSRASECIEMLFGLVLKEVRPNSHCYTLVSNLDLSDSESMRGDLGLPKNGLLMPLLGVIYLNGNHAPEEKIWKFLNMLGIYDGRSHFIFGEPRKLITEDLVREGYLEYRQVPGSDPPRYEFLCGPKALTETSKTKVLQFLAKVKDSVHPALQPLYEEAWREEVESTGARGAARAGTSASTRPGTAASASAGPSASATAHPRAESSRSSRP; from the exons ATGCCTCGTGGGCAGAAGAGTAAGCACCGTGCTTGTGAGAAACGTCGCCAGGCCCAAACTGAGATCCAGGGTCTTCATGATCAGGCTACCACATCTGGGGGAGAagagaccacctcctcctcccctcctgattcaGAGAGCGCTCCCTCAAGCTCGTCTGCTGCTGGCACCTCCAAGGGGCCTCAGGGAGCCCAAGGCACCACCAGTGCTGCTGCAGGTGCTATACGCAAAAGATCTGGTGTCGGTGGCGCAGCACGCTCAAGATATGGTATAGGTAGCGCAGCACGCTCAAGATCTGGTGTAGGTGCTGAGGGCCAAGTTCAGGAAGGTGAAAATTCCTCCCAGGCTTCAGCTGCTGCTGCGAGCTCTCACACAGATCTTCTGACCTGGAAGGCAGAGCTATTGGTGCAGTACATGCTGTATAAGTATAAGATGAGGGAGCTCATTAAGAGGTCCGAAATGCTGCAGGAAATCAAGAGAAGGTACAAGGAACAATTCCCTGAGATCCTTAGCAGGGCTTCCGAGTGCATAGAAATGTTGTTTGGCCTGGTGCTGAAGGAAGTCAGGCCCAACAGTCATTGCTATACCCTGGTGAGCAACCTAGATCTCAGCGACAGTGAGTCTATGAGAGGTGATTTGGGGCTGCCGAAGAATGGTCTTCTGATGCCTCTGCTGGGTGTCATCTACCTGAATGGCAACCACGCCCCTGAggagaagatctggaagttcctgaATATGCTGGGCATCTATGATGGAAGAAGTCACTTCATCTTTGGAGAGCCCAGGAAGCTCATCACAGAAGATCTGGTGCGGGAAGGGTACCTGGAGTACCGGCAGGTGCCCGGCAGCGATCCCCCTCGCTATGAGTTCCTGTGCGGTCCTAAAGCGCTCACAGAAACCAGCAAGACGAAAGTCCTTCAGTTTTTGGCCAAGGTCAAGGATTCGGTCCATCCTGCCTTGCAGCCGCTATATGAAGAGGCTTGGAGAGAGGAAGTAGAGAGCACCGGAGCCAGaggtgcagccagggctggcacttctgcctcaaccag gcctggcactgctgcctcagccagcgCTGGCCCTTCTGCTTCAGCCACTGCACACCCCAGGGCCGAGTCCAGCCGCTCATCTCGCCCCTAG